Part of the Rissa tridactyla isolate bRisTri1 chromosome 3, bRisTri1.patW.cur.20221130, whole genome shotgun sequence genome, GGTGGCACAAGGCTGACCTGCACGCCCCCCCTGCCCCTAAGAGTTTATCTGCCAGCCTTGTTTCCCAGCATTGCTTACAGCTAATGAAGCTCTGCAGCAGCCTAATCAGCAGCCCTAAGGACAAGCCAAGCCGATAGCTGCAGGAGGGGGGTGCctcttggcttttttccttttttttttttccggccACCATCCCAACAACAGCAAAAGGGACTCTGAGCTGAACAGAAAGTCACTTCTTTGCTTTACGCCTTTTGAGGCCAGCGGGGCTGGCTTTAAGCCACAGCTTGTGATGCTCGTGTGCCACAGCCCACATGGAGCTGAGGCGAAACTGATGGGCAGCGGTGTCCCGTGTCTAAATAGCGGTGTGCTCCTCCTGAGGCAACGGCACAAGCAACAGGGACGGGAAACTTTCCCCTCGCAGCCTTCACCGAGGCGCTCGCTTGCCCCAAGGCCCTGAGCCCAAACTCCTGGGACAGTAGAGGACCGTGACTCCCTATGTGTGCAAAATGCATGCAAAAACGCTGTTGATGCTCAGCAGCATCTCTGAATGTCTCACTGCTTATACTCATCTCATGGCGGGGGAGTGCCAGCACAATTCAATAATATTTGTGAAGCAGCCCTTCATGTAAAGGAAGACACCCACTACATCCGCAAACAGGGATTTAGAGCTATTTGAGGGTACTCCTGCAAGTGCCAGGAATTACATCGGAGGCATGAGGGGTGCAGTGCAATAACTGCATTAGAACGTGGCTTAGGTTATAGTTGATCAGGGAAATACAAGCTGTGATAGGATATGGAGGAGGGGGTGGGTATTAAACTTcttgtaagtaattttttttccttaccttgaAAATCTAGGCTCTGAAGCTGAAGTTTCCAAGCAAGTTTGCAGATCCTGTAATACAGCCTTTAGTAGAATTTGCATGGCATGAATattcagtggagaaaaagaaggtaaCTCTCGCTTTCTCGGGTTGTTTCAGACACGAGTCTTCTCCCCGGGGCTGCAGCACCTCCCAGGTTGGTGCCATCCGCAGGTTTTGGAAGTGAGCTTTTCCACTCCAATTTCTTTAATGTCCTCAGAGACCTCGAGGCAGGATGGGGCTCTCCGGGAGCTTTTCCTATTCAGTCTGAGCTGCCCCTAAGGTGACACCCAGGTGACTGTTGTCACGATAATGTCCCCTAGCAGAGGGATTCGGACCTTCAGAGCACGTAACTGTGTGCAGCATCAACACGCCTCCCTGAAAGCTGCTGCCCAACCCCTTCCTGTTGGTGGGATTTGTGGTTTGAAAAGtaggaaaagcataaaaatatcaCAGGCATGATGGATTGTTACTGATTGCTTCTTCACTAAATATGTAAATAATCCCTggaggctttgttttctttctgaaatgcaggaGCTGAGAGGTGAGGTGTGGGCGTATGCCTCCTCGGTGATGTGCTTCGTTGATGGCCAGCTGTTGGGGGACGAGAAGAAGCTGCTCAAGTGGTCTTACTGTGAGTGGGACTATCGTGACTTTAAGCCCAAGGCACTTTACCAAGCGATTGCTGAGGACTTCTACAGCAAATACCTGAAAAACAGCCAGGCAAGTAGCACTGTTTTACGAGAAGAGTACAAGGTCTGTAAGTGGCTGGAAAGGCTGTCAGGTGAGAGGCCtttgctttctacaactacctgaaaggaggctgtagagaggtgggggttggtctcccaaggaacaggcaataggacaagaggaaatggcctcaagttgcaccaggggaggtttagattggatattaggaaaatttcttcaccaaaagggttctcaagcattgggacaggctgcccagggaagtggttgaggcaccatccctggaggtatttaaaagacgggcagacgtagtgcttagagatacggtttagtgatggatttgtcagagttaggttgatggttggatgtgatgatcttaaaggtcttttccaaccaaaacgactctatgattctatggaaggGCAGATaccatgaggaggaaggagagcaagAACAGCAGAGGCAGTTTCTTGGTTTCTGCCCTGTGATGGCAGAATCACAGCTGGGGGTGGAGTGGCCGGTGGGGAGCATCCCCTGCCAAGGATGGCAGAGCCTCTGCGCCTCTCAGTAGCCAGGAAGGGGCAAACATTAGCCCAGATGCCTGACACATACTAACTGCTTCAGGTATGAAGAGAGTTCATTGCCAACCATGCTCTGACGGTGCTGCTTCAAAATCCCAAACCTCCCATCCCTTGGGTGTCAAAATTCTTGGGTACCCTTATTCTTGGGTACCAAAAGCCCAACTGCCAAAGGTCTCTGTTCCCAGCCAAGATCCCCTGAAACGCTGTGGTGGCAGGAGGTGTGATGCTGCTGGCACCGGCACAGTATTGAGACCAGAGAAAAATATAATGTCATCCTAAAATGGCTATCGTAGAAGATACAGCGTTGATGGTATGCAGATTTGATGCTGGCTGGGAAGAGAGAAATGTCCATTTTGGCAGGGTGGCTGGTATTCCTATGGATTCATTTACTCCTGCCTGTATGGTATGGGCTGCAGCAGGCACGTAAACAAATGCAAGGGGAAGAAGCAGGCCCTGCCCAGTAGTTCGCTTTAACACACTGTTAGGGTTATTTCTGCCCAGAATGAAGTTCAACATCCTCTACTCTcttgtttatttaaacaaaatagtaGGGATGCTGTTCTGCAGTGTCAATCCTGTGGACATTTTCTGAGCCCATTTGCACCGGGCAGCTGGACACTGGCCTGAGTTAAGAAGCGAGCGCAGGACGGAGAGCTGGCATTTCCCTCACTGCATTTGTTCTTCTGCTTTAAACAGCACGTGTTTGTGTACCTGGAGATAGCCATTGAGGAACAGCCCGTCGGGAGGCTGCTCTTTGAGGTACGTTacggaagagaaaagcaaaagcgAGGAAAAAGCGTACCCAGCTCAATGGTTTCACCTGCTGAAGGAGGGTGACAGAAATCTGCCCAGTGGATGTCAGCTAGGAATTTCACACGTTGTCAGCTAGGAATTTCACACGTGTTTTCCTCTTCTCGCTTTTGCAGCTCTTTTCGGACGCGTGTCCCAGGACCTGTGAGAATTTCCGCGCCCTGTGCGTCGGAGGAGCAAAGTCTCTCCGCGACGGCCGAGAGCTCACCTACAAAAACTCCCTTTTTCATCGTCTCGTGAAAAACGGGTGGATTCAAGGAGGAGGTGGGTTTCCAGGTGTCCTGAGTAAATCCGAAGTGGGGGTGGGATGATCTGCATGAATAACAGCCTTCATCCACAGAGATGTAGCTGAACTGCATGACACAGCTAATCTCTGCAGGACAAGTTCtcaattaatatatatataaaaaccagaaaactttttctcttttagcCTTCTCACTTTCTAAACATAGGAAAAGTTTGGATAATTTGTTCTTTTGATTATCCAAGACCTTTTCAAAAGAatttaggaaattaatttaaaacaataaCTCTTTTTCATGAAGTTCTTTGGTAAGTAATTAGGAAACTAATTGGAAACAGGAAAACACTAAGAATAGCCATAGAAAACATATTACTTGTTTTATGGAGAGAGAAATTTACAGAAGCATTTAGCCAAGCGTCAAAGCCCTCCCAAACGTGCTGATGAGTTGTCTGAACGCCAGTGCTTTGCCTGGAGTTCGGCACTGATGAGAAGGACGCTATGAACGATGATGGGTCACGCAGTTTGCCCGACATCCCTAGGGAAGTGAGATAGTTAGGTGTATCAGAAGGCATTTCCTTCATTACTTCCTTTTGGTCTATCACCTGTCTTATCTATTTCTATTTCTTACCTACATTTGCCTTGCCTGCTCCACACTTAAATCCATTTTAAGTTTATACTGTGAAGATACACTTCCTCCTTTCCATGAATAACTATGCAGGTATCTATGTAGTCCATAAAAGCAACCTAAAATTACAAGCTTGCTAATGTAGAGGACTAATCATAACCTGATTGGTGTAAGACAATGTCTAAATTAATTAACAAAACtagacttctttaaaaatataaattaaaaaatagatgcATCAGGCTTCTTTAGTGTCTTACCCATCAGAAATCTGATTCAATAGGAGTTTCTCTCTTATCAAATCTCTTTTCTTAGACAAGTTAGTGGTCTGAACTCACCATAATACCACAGCTGCATTTTCATCCTTCCTTCTTCTAAGTCTGCTCCATCCGACAGATGTCCTTCTCCAGGATGCCCCTTCCTCGGTTGGTCGCTGCCACCGCAGGAGCTCTCCCAGCAGGAGATGCTGGACCTTCTCAGAGGGGCAGTGACTAAATGTGCCGCATGAAATAGTTCTCCATAGAGAGACCATCTCTTGGGATGGAAGCAGAGCTCTTCCCAAAGGTCTGATAAAATTTTGGTAGTAAAATAGAAAGATGGATAAAGTTGTTCCCCCAGGTTGACACTCAACCCACATCTCTGACTTTGGCTGAGCTGCTCACTGACAGCCCCCAATAACGCCTGTGATAAACCTGGTCTGTGATGGTTACTTTTATCTACCCTGCAGATATCATAACTGGAAATGGAGACGAAGGAGAGTCAATTTATGGTCCCACCTTTGAAGGTATGGTTCTTCAGCTATCTTACTGCACAAATGGCAAATTTCTGCAAAAATCAAGTTGTTTACCTGATCTTATTCATGGAATAACCTGGGAATTTCCTTTCATCTCCGTAAAGCAACACGGTTTGCTTTTCAGTCCGAATTATTATCCACTTGCATTAGCACGAGTGGACTGCTTTAGCAAGGTCACTTTTTGATCTGTCACCTTGGCCCCCTCCTCTGATGTCCCCTGCCCAAGGCTcagctccaccagccccttctccctgcctgaaTGAGGGTCACCTGCTCGCCAACTTCAAACTGCCAACACTCACCTTTGTGGAAAAGACCTTAGGAATGTAGAAGTGGATTCGCTACAGATCTCTAGGCACCCGATAATAtgcatttaaatgtttaaatgcatttaaagaaaTGGAAGTAAGATGGCTTTAACTCTAGATTTCCTGGACCTCGGGCAGCTTTTCAGGCTTGGGGACACCACAAGCATCGCTGCCAGCGGTTACGTGAGTCTGCGGATGTAAGGGGAGCTACTTCTCAATCTCACATAAAACCGTGAAAGTCAAGAAATGACAAACGTGAGCTAAGTTTAACAAAAAATGTTCCCCCATACTGGTATAAAGTAAtaaaatgtaaagagaaaaagagcatTATAACATgcaatatttaagaaaaacaactcATATAATTGACATAGACGTTTGGGATCTTCTGTTTAGATTAAATGCTACCCATAAAGATGTTTTATGACAGTTAAAGCACTTTTGAAACTGATTTATGGTCCCTTATATAAAAGCTTTCCCACTGCCAATGGCGCAAACGAGATGACATTTgagctggctgggcagcagccaaCCGTGAGATCAGAAATGCCAAATGTAGCTGAAAACTTCCCTTCCCAAGAGGCTGGA contains:
- the PPIL6 gene encoding probable inactive peptidyl-prolyl cis-trans isomerase-like 6; the protein is MGPQRVPVALMVVGLLRDPAFHVAKCAAEALKLKFPSKFADPVIQPLVEFAWHEYSVEKKKELRGEVWAYASSVMCFVDGQLLGDEKKLLKWSYCEWDYRDFKPKALYQAIAEDFYSKYLKNSQHVFVYLEIAIEEQPVGRLLFELFSDACPRTCENFRALCVGGAKSLRDGRELTYKNSLFHRLVKNGWIQGGDIITGNGDEGESIYGPTFEDESFSVRHKGRGVLGMANKGRHSNGSQFYITLHPAPYLDKKYVAFGQLIEGTEVLQKLEVVPTYNERPTVPCKIINCGTFKP